The following are from one region of the Thermococcus cleftensis genome:
- a CDS encoding carbon starvation CstA family protein, whose product MNSAVIVLLAGAIYLAMYFSYGKSLQSKVVKADPNRPTPAHRLYDGVDYVPAHPLVLYGHHFASIAGAGPIVGPAIAMAWGWLPGLLWVWFGNVFIGAVHDYLALMSSVRYDGKSVQWIAGRLMSRKTGVAFEVYIWFALLLVVAAFVAVTAKLLTVTPQAATATLLFLLVAVILGYLMYKVRLDFKLATIIGIVLLIAAVWIGLKYPLVFVDGQTDTTSAAYTTAYHYWNIILMVYIIIAASLPVWILLQPRDYLNAYILWFGLIFGGIAFIFLAKDFTAPAYTTWSAYVVTGIGEGGSSVPVASPFWPTIPLIIACGSLSGFHSLVGSGTTSKQLDNEIHGLMVGYGGMFTEGFLSTIVITAIAVYGVQLTGLQPEQWATEYITKGGLGTFLGGYAKAVSEFYGVSETFGKTFATLWVSAFTLTSLDTATRLGRFAWQELFSMVTDTSKGIAKILTNKWVASIIIAGIGTYLAWGAGYKVIWPAFSAMNQMLASIAMMTAALWVAKVQQAGKWSWAVIIPALFLWITVTAAIIWYLIYVPMTGQYLIAVKGALVVSLFLNLLLAWDFWVAWKRPSEEYAASAA is encoded by the coding sequence ATGAACTCTGCTGTAATAGTTCTTCTGGCTGGTGCAATATACCTGGCCATGTACTTCAGCTATGGCAAGAGCCTTCAGAGCAAGGTTGTAAAGGCAGACCCTAACAGACCGACGCCTGCCCACAGGCTCTACGACGGAGTTGACTACGTTCCAGCGCACCCACTGGTCCTCTACGGCCACCACTTTGCATCGATAGCGGGAGCAGGGCCCATAGTTGGTCCGGCAATTGCAATGGCATGGGGTTGGCTGCCTGGACTGCTGTGGGTCTGGTTTGGAAACGTCTTCATCGGTGCCGTCCACGACTATCTCGCACTGATGTCCTCTGTCCGCTACGATGGCAAGTCGGTCCAGTGGATAGCCGGAAGGCTCATGAGCAGGAAGACGGGCGTAGCCTTCGAGGTCTACATCTGGTTCGCCCTGCTGCTGGTCGTCGCGGCTTTCGTCGCGGTAACAGCCAAGCTCCTGACCGTGACACCCCAGGCGGCAACCGCAACGCTGCTCTTCCTGCTCGTCGCGGTGATACTGGGTTACCTGATGTACAAGGTCAGGCTGGACTTCAAGCTGGCAACGATAATAGGCATCGTCCTCCTCATCGCAGCAGTGTGGATCGGTCTCAAGTACCCGCTGGTCTTCGTGGACGGCCAGACCGACACAACCTCCGCAGCCTACACGACCGCCTACCACTACTGGAACATAATCCTCATGGTTTACATCATAATCGCGGCCTCGCTCCCGGTGTGGATACTCCTCCAGCCCAGGGACTATCTCAACGCATATATCCTCTGGTTCGGCCTCATCTTCGGTGGAATAGCGTTCATCTTCCTTGCCAAGGACTTCACTGCTCCAGCGTACACCACCTGGAGTGCCTACGTGGTCACGGGTATAGGAGAGGGAGGTAGTAGTGTTCCCGTGGCATCGCCCTTCTGGCCAACGATACCTCTCATAATCGCCTGTGGCTCGCTCAGCGGATTCCACTCCCTCGTCGGCTCTGGAACCACCAGCAAGCAGCTTGACAACGAGATACACGGCCTCATGGTTGGCTACGGCGGAATGTTCACTGAAGGGTTCCTTTCAACGATCGTCATAACCGCCATAGCCGTCTACGGAGTCCAGCTCACGGGACTTCAGCCGGAGCAGTGGGCCACCGAGTACATAACCAAGGGAGGCCTTGGAACCTTCCTCGGAGGCTACGCCAAGGCCGTCAGCGAGTTCTACGGCGTGAGCGAGACCTTCGGAAAGACCTTCGCGACGCTGTGGGTTTCGGCCTTTACGCTGACCTCGCTCGACACGGCCACGAGGCTCGGCCGCTTTGCCTGGCAGGAGCTTTTCAGCATGGTCACTGACACGAGCAAGGGAATCGCAAAGATCCTCACCAACAAGTGGGTGGCCTCGATAATAATAGCGGGCATTGGAACCTACCTCGCCTGGGGAGCCGGCTACAAGGTCATCTGGCCGGCGTTCAGCGCGATGAACCAGATGCTCGCGAGCATAGCCATGATGACGGCAGCGCTGTGGGTAGCCAAGGTTCAGCAGGCAGGCAAGTGGAGCTGGGCGGTGATTATTCCGGCGCTGTTCCTCTGGATCACCGTGACGGCGGCGATAATCTGGTACCTCATCTACGTCCCGATGACCGGACAGTACCTCATAGCCGTCAAGGGTGCGCTCGTGGTCAGCCTGTTCCTCAACCTGCTCCTCGCCTGGGACTTCTGGGTGGCCTGGAAGAGGCCGAGCGAGGAGTACGCCGCGAGCGCGGCCTGA
- a CDS encoding dicarboxylate/amino acid:cation symporter, whose protein sequence is MGRGALRAYLEIPVLHKILAGLVLGVIFGILLPGYSATLKPLGDLFVRLLKMLVMPIILFSLVVGAASINPARLGRVGVKIIFYYLVTSAFAVFFGLLMGNIFKPGTGIHLGTDAGKAIGAEAPSLVQTLLNIVPTNPFAALSSGQVLPTIFFAIVFGIAISYLMNSEDERIRSSAETLFRAMDASAEAMYKIVAGVMQYAPIGVFALIYYVIGQFGPNVAGPLVEVVVAVYLGLILQILLVYGVLLKVFGIDPLKFLKKAKDAMITAFVTRSSSGTLPVTMRVAEEEMGVGKGIFSFTLPLGATINMDGTALYQGVTVLFVANAIGQPLTLEQQLVVVLTAVLASIGTAGVPGAGAIMLAMVLQSVGLDLTAGSPVALAYAMILGIDAILDMGRTMVNVTGDLAGTTIVAKTEGELDSSKWTG, encoded by the coding sequence ATGGGAAGGGGTGCACTAAGAGCATATCTTGAAATCCCCGTGCTCCACAAGATCCTCGCTGGGCTCGTACTGGGTGTTATCTTTGGTATACTGCTCCCAGGGTATTCAGCAACCTTAAAACCGCTCGGAGACCTCTTTGTGAGACTCCTGAAGATGCTAGTGATGCCCATAATACTGTTCTCACTGGTAGTCGGCGCCGCCAGCATCAACCCAGCGCGGCTCGGAAGGGTTGGCGTCAAGATAATCTTCTACTACCTAGTGACCTCGGCCTTTGCGGTGTTCTTTGGACTGCTGATGGGCAACATCTTTAAACCTGGAACCGGGATACACCTTGGGACCGACGCTGGAAAGGCCATAGGGGCGGAGGCCCCGTCTCTCGTCCAGACACTCCTAAACATCGTCCCAACTAACCCCTTCGCAGCACTTTCAAGCGGCCAGGTCCTGCCCACTATATTCTTCGCCATAGTCTTTGGAATAGCTATCAGCTACCTCATGAACAGTGAAGATGAAAGGATCAGGAGCTCAGCCGAGACGCTTTTCAGAGCTATGGACGCCTCCGCCGAGGCGATGTACAAGATAGTCGCCGGCGTCATGCAGTACGCTCCAATAGGTGTCTTCGCCCTGATTTACTACGTCATCGGTCAGTTTGGCCCGAACGTCGCCGGACCGCTTGTCGAGGTCGTGGTAGCGGTTTACCTTGGTCTGATCCTCCAGATTCTCCTCGTCTACGGCGTCCTGCTCAAGGTCTTCGGCATCGACCCGCTTAAGTTCCTCAAGAAGGCCAAGGACGCCATGATTACTGCTTTTGTTACCCGGAGTTCCAGCGGAACGCTACCGGTTACGATGCGCGTTGCCGAGGAAGAGATGGGCGTTGGTAAGGGAATATTCTCCTTCACGCTGCCCCTCGGTGCGACGATAAACATGGACGGAACCGCGCTCTACCAGGGTGTCACCGTGCTCTTCGTTGCGAACGCAATAGGCCAGCCGCTGACGCTCGAGCAGCAGCTCGTGGTCGTCCTCACGGCGGTTCTGGCTTCGATAGGAACGGCCGGAGTTCCCGGCGCGGGAGCCATAATGCTCGCCATGGTTCTCCAGAGCGTCGGTCTCGACCTCACGGCCGGAAGTCCTGTTGCCCTGGCATATGCCATGATACTCGGAATCGACGCAATCCTTGACATGGGCAGGACGATGGTGAACGTCACCGGCGACCTGGCAGGAACGACCATTGTTGCCAAGACGGAAGGAGAACTGGACTCTTCCAAGTGGACGGGCTGA
- the fba gene encoding class I fructose-bisphosphate aldolase, with translation MDAYQSVGIRRRMRRFFRRDGRALIFAMDHGFEHGPTDFEEHWEHVNPRIILRKVVRAGIDGVMMLPGLVRMAGDEVKPNVGLMIKLTSKTNLRPKDDQLLQSQLGYVEDAIKLGADAVAATVYWGSPQEDVMMRQFAEIASYAHDLGFPVVQFAYPRGPYINEKYGRKEDYRVVMYGARAAVESGADMIKTYWTGSRESFAKVVDAAAGVPVLLSGGAKAENPVDFLNLVWEVIEAGGAGAVVGRNIFQRENPEPFIKALLRVVHRNEDPEEAAKAEGLL, from the coding sequence ATGGACGCGTACCAGAGCGTTGGCATCAGGAGGAGAATGAGGCGCTTCTTCCGGAGGGACGGAAGGGCACTTATCTTTGCGATGGACCACGGCTTTGAGCACGGGCCGACGGACTTCGAGGAGCACTGGGAGCACGTGAACCCGCGGATAATCCTCAGGAAGGTCGTCAGGGCCGGAATCGACGGCGTCATGATGCTCCCGGGCCTCGTGAGAATGGCGGGCGATGAGGTTAAGCCCAACGTCGGTCTGATGATCAAGCTCACCAGCAAGACAAACCTCCGCCCGAAGGACGACCAGCTCCTCCAGAGCCAGCTCGGCTATGTCGAGGACGCGATAAAGCTGGGCGCCGATGCGGTAGCGGCGACCGTTTACTGGGGTTCCCCACAGGAAGACGTCATGATGCGCCAGTTCGCCGAGATAGCGAGCTACGCCCATGACCTGGGCTTCCCGGTCGTCCAGTTCGCCTACCCGCGCGGACCGTACATAAACGAGAAGTACGGCAGGAAAGAGGACTACCGCGTCGTCATGTACGGCGCGAGGGCGGCCGTCGAGAGCGGGGCAGACATGATAAAGACCTACTGGACCGGCTCGAGGGAGAGCTTTGCCAAGGTCGTTGATGCCGCCGCCGGCGTTCCGGTTCTCCTCAGCGGAGGGGCCAAGGCTGAGAACCCCGTGGACTTCCTCAACCTCGTCTGGGAGGTCATAGAGGCCGGTGGCGCCGGAGCGGTCGTTGGCAGGAACATCTTCCAGCGCGAGAACCCGGAGCCATTTATAAAGGCCCTCCTCCGCGTCGTCCACAGGAACGAGGACCCGGAGGAAGCGGCGAAAGCCGAGGGGCTTCTCTGA
- a CDS encoding biotin--[acetyl-CoA-carboxylase] ligase — MERIIGRKLIILDEAGSTNEYAKRIAQNVPEGTVVVAKRQTAGRGRKGRRWESPEGGLWLSVVLKPPRVDPRLVFVGALAVVDTLSNFGIHSGVKWPNDVWVSGRKIAGILAEGKAGEYAVLGIGLNVNNDVPEELGKMATSMREILGREVSLSEVFHTLVGNLDHWYGLFLNGRDGEIVSALKERSIILGKEVKIIDDETELVGRAVDIDVDGALVLETPGGRVRVLHGDVSLRFL; from the coding sequence ATGGAACGCATCATCGGAAGAAAGCTCATAATCCTGGACGAAGCAGGCTCCACCAATGAGTATGCGAAGCGAATTGCCCAGAATGTCCCGGAGGGAACGGTTGTCGTGGCGAAGCGGCAGACTGCTGGGAGGGGCAGGAAGGGGAGGAGATGGGAATCGCCCGAGGGCGGCCTGTGGCTCAGTGTCGTTCTCAAGCCTCCCAGAGTGGATCCGCGGCTCGTCTTCGTCGGTGCTCTAGCTGTTGTTGATACCCTCTCCAACTTCGGAATCCACTCCGGTGTAAAGTGGCCCAACGATGTCTGGGTCTCCGGGAGGAAGATAGCCGGAATCCTAGCTGAGGGAAAGGCTGGAGAATACGCGGTTCTGGGGATAGGGCTGAACGTGAACAACGATGTTCCTGAGGAGCTCGGGAAAATGGCGACCTCGATGAGGGAGATCCTTGGCCGCGAGGTTTCCCTGTCAGAGGTCTTCCACACCCTCGTTGGGAATCTCGATCACTGGTACGGACTCTTTCTCAATGGACGAGACGGTGAGATAGTATCCGCGCTGAAGGAGAGGAGCATTATCCTTGGGAAGGAAGTCAAGATAATCGACGATGAAACAGAACTCGTTGGCAGGGCTGTGGACATAGATGTGGACGGTGCGCTGGTTCTCGAAACGCCGGGGGGTAGAGTGCGGGTGCTTCACGGCGACGTTTCTCTCAGATTTCTCTAA
- a CDS encoding exodeoxyribonuclease VII small subunit, whose amino-acid sequence MKRVLAVIFAAILLASFVGPGFVSAEEVQVYKQDFTFKIILLPNGSANITMTSVWLGPKEEIDKQIESILNETQNGNMTLEEAIKKFEQEQLARYIQGLTQAGVKLVNESMKSYGIEEGNNITLVFNTIALDYARYYSYDHYWELWVDPTRGYGSMMVPDTGFPFGIEANNTFIVVLPPNATLLSYPKPFVKQYNQSRFEVESSADGNTVVVRSYIYLEPWLTPDGYKALFGDYNDYYIRYKTPYEGVEHYEKSITNEYVTLDIYANGTVRLHMKDEYVEPLRDVIARKAEIVSYGVQNVTEYILRTYSLALGYQGAIVDGGKVTILGLNETTAPLVIDAEYTLRNFTRYENGSYVYTFDPTLGMADSLTSRSEYEVNNTLYLTLNLSDGGDFLEIPSNISRELKGNRFTMTVVREGNTLKITSNVYIRYGAQPEDVKALLANYTSATVRYTLPAEGANGGMSDTQKMVAAIAAVLIIALAIAFWKKR is encoded by the coding sequence ATGAAAAGAGTCCTTGCGGTCATTTTCGCCGCGATTCTCCTGGCGTCCTTCGTTGGCCCGGGCTTTGTTTCGGCCGAGGAGGTTCAGGTTTACAAGCAGGACTTCACCTTCAAGATAATCCTCCTGCCCAACGGCAGCGCCAACATAACCATGACCAGCGTCTGGCTGGGGCCGAAGGAGGAAATAGACAAGCAGATAGAGAGCATACTCAACGAGACCCAGAACGGCAACATGACGCTAGAGGAAGCCATAAAGAAGTTCGAGCAGGAGCAGCTCGCCAGGTACATTCAGGGCCTCACCCAGGCCGGGGTCAAGCTTGTGAACGAGAGCATGAAGTCCTACGGCATAGAGGAGGGCAACAACATAACCCTCGTCTTCAACACGATAGCCCTGGACTACGCCAGGTACTACTCCTACGACCACTACTGGGAGCTCTGGGTGGACCCCACGAGGGGCTACGGCTCGATGATGGTTCCCGACACCGGCTTCCCCTTCGGCATAGAGGCCAACAACACGTTCATAGTTGTCCTCCCGCCCAATGCGACTCTGCTTAGCTATCCCAAGCCCTTCGTCAAGCAGTACAACCAGAGCCGCTTTGAAGTCGAGTCGAGTGCCGATGGAAACACCGTCGTCGTGCGCTCCTACATCTACCTCGAGCCCTGGCTAACCCCCGACGGCTACAAGGCGCTCTTTGGTGACTACAATGACTATTACATTCGCTACAAGACCCCCTACGAGGGAGTCGAGCACTACGAGAAGAGCATAACCAACGAGTACGTCACCCTCGACATCTACGCCAACGGCACCGTGAGGCTTCACATGAAGGACGAGTACGTTGAACCCCTCAGGGACGTCATCGCCAGGAAGGCGGAGATAGTCTCCTACGGCGTCCAGAACGTGACGGAGTACATACTGAGGACCTACTCCCTGGCCCTCGGCTACCAGGGTGCCATAGTGGACGGGGGCAAGGTCACCATTCTCGGGCTCAACGAGACCACGGCGCCCCTCGTCATCGACGCCGAGTACACCCTTAGGAACTTCACCCGGTACGAGAACGGCTCCTACGTCTACACCTTCGACCCCACCCTCGGAATGGCCGATAGCCTGACTTCAAGGAGCGAGTACGAGGTGAACAACACCCTCTACCTCACCCTCAACCTCTCGGACGGCGGCGACTTCCTGGAGATACCCTCCAACATAAGCCGCGAGCTGAAGGGCAATCGCTTTACCATGACCGTGGTTAGGGAAGGCAACACCCTAAAAATCACCTCGAACGTTTACATACGCTACGGCGCCCAGCCGGAGGACGTTAAGGCCCTCCTCGCCAACTACACCAGCGCCACCGTAAGGTACACCCTGCCGGCCGAAGGGGCGAACGGAGGAATGAGTGACACACAGAAGATGGTCGCAGCCATAGCCGCGGTGCTCATCATAGCCCTGGCGATAGCCTTCTGGAAGAAGCGCTGA
- a CDS encoding ArsA family ATPase, producing the protein MREFFLPKKGYRVVFFIGKGGVGKTTSSAAAATALAERGYRTLVVSLDPAHNLGDVLMVKLKDKPKKIAENLYAAELDMEKLIKTYLKHLEESMKHTYRYLTVINLEKYFEVLSYSPGIEEYATLEAVREILVKGDEWDVIIFDTPPTGLTLRVLALPRISLIWADKLIEIRKAILERRAAIANIHGEQEFVVGDERVKLPTKEEEDAVMRELKKYREEVAFVEGVITNPRKTSVVAVMNPEMLPLYETERARESLRKFHVPFNMIVMNKVLELKGEIPELRAKLETQEMVLREVGRKFPGVEMVKIPVFAEEPRGLERLRELGGIIVEG; encoded by the coding sequence ATGAGGGAGTTCTTCCTGCCCAAAAAGGGCTACCGCGTCGTCTTTTTCATAGGTAAGGGCGGAGTTGGTAAAACTACCAGTTCTGCGGCGGCCGCTACGGCGCTCGCGGAGAGGGGCTACCGGACGCTGGTAGTGTCGCTCGACCCGGCCCACAACCTCGGTGACGTGCTGATGGTAAAGCTCAAGGACAAACCGAAGAAGATAGCCGAGAACCTCTACGCGGCGGAGCTTGACATGGAGAAGCTGATAAAGACCTACCTCAAGCACCTGGAGGAGAGCATGAAGCACACGTACCGCTACCTCACCGTCATAAACCTGGAGAAGTACTTCGAGGTTCTGAGCTACTCCCCGGGAATCGAGGAGTACGCCACGCTGGAGGCGGTGAGGGAGATACTGGTGAAAGGCGACGAGTGGGACGTGATAATCTTCGATACCCCGCCGACCGGATTAACCCTCCGCGTCCTGGCCCTGCCAAGGATATCACTCATCTGGGCCGACAAGCTCATCGAGATAAGGAAGGCAATACTCGAGAGGCGCGCGGCGATAGCCAACATTCACGGGGAGCAGGAGTTCGTGGTAGGGGACGAGAGGGTGAAGCTCCCAACGAAGGAGGAAGAAGACGCGGTTATGAGGGAGCTAAAGAAGTACCGCGAGGAGGTGGCCTTCGTAGAGGGTGTGATAACCAACCCCAGAAAGACGAGCGTCGTGGCGGTGATGAACCCGGAGATGCTTCCCCTCTATGAAACCGAAAGAGCCAGGGAGAGCCTCAGGAAGTTCCACGTGCCATTCAACATGATAGTTATGAACAAGGTTCTCGAGCTGAAAGGAGAGATCCCGGAGCTGAGGGCCAAGCTGGAAACCCAGGAAATGGTTCTAAGGGAGGTCGGGCGGAAGTTCCCCGGGGTGGAGATGGTGAAGATACCGGTATTCGCCGAGGAGCCCAGGGGGCTGGAGCGGCTCAGGGAACTGGGGGGAATTATAGTTGAAGGCTAA
- a CDS encoding pyruvate/oxaloacetate carboxyltransferase, which yields MARVEIIDTTFRDAHQSLIATRMTTDDMLAIAEKMDRIGFYSMEVWGGATFDVCIRYLNEDPWERLRLLREHIRKTKLQMLLRGQNVVGYRHYPDDVVEKFVELAHRNGIDIFRVFDALNDVRNMEVAIRKAKEVGAEVQGAIAYTTGKIFTLEYYLGKVEELLALDVDVITIKDMAALLTPRRAYELVREIKERYGVPVNVHTHSTTGMAVATYLKAVEAGADYIDTAISPLAFGTAQPGIQTIWHALPEAVGSHLDRDLIHEVSRYLKKLLEEKYSGLLHKETLMVNPYVLKYQVPGGMYSNLISQLKEMKALDRLQGVLEEIPRVREDLGWPPLVTPTSQIVGTQAVLNVLFGRYERITEEVKNYIRGLYGRPPGEINPELRRRVLGDEEPITERPGSLLRPGLEECRRKLEELGYLEREEDVLTYCLFPQVALEFFRARREGRRKPRLPKTVQRFKLYVNGVEFEVGVEGVDLSALRYLPQVAGTGVSVPAPSSVQASGPAPSPSPAPAPAVSAPAPAGEGVVTAPMPGKILRILVKEGEKVKTGQGLVVLEAMKMENEIPAPKDGVIKKILVKEGDTVDTGQALIELE from the coding sequence ATGGCCAGGGTTGAAATCATAGACACCACCTTCCGGGACGCCCACCAGTCCCTCATAGCGACGAGAATGACCACCGACGATATGCTGGCGATAGCCGAGAAGATGGACAGGATCGGCTTCTACTCCATGGAGGTCTGGGGAGGGGCTACCTTTGACGTCTGCATACGCTACCTCAACGAGGACCCCTGGGAGCGGTTGAGGCTCCTCAGGGAGCACATCAGGAAGACCAAGCTTCAGATGCTCCTCCGCGGCCAGAACGTCGTGGGTTACAGGCACTATCCAGATGACGTGGTCGAGAAGTTCGTCGAGCTGGCCCACAGGAACGGGATAGACATCTTCCGCGTCTTTGATGCACTCAACGACGTCAGGAACATGGAGGTTGCGATAAGGAAGGCCAAGGAAGTTGGGGCGGAGGTTCAGGGGGCCATCGCTTACACCACCGGAAAGATCTTCACGCTCGAGTATTACCTGGGAAAGGTCGAGGAGCTTTTGGCTCTCGACGTCGATGTAATCACGATCAAGGACATGGCGGCCCTGCTCACCCCCCGGAGGGCCTATGAACTGGTCAGGGAGATAAAAGAGCGCTATGGCGTCCCCGTCAATGTCCACACCCACTCGACCACTGGAATGGCGGTCGCGACCTACCTCAAGGCAGTCGAAGCTGGAGCGGACTACATAGACACCGCGATAAGCCCGCTCGCCTTCGGAACGGCCCAGCCGGGCATACAGACCATCTGGCACGCCCTGCCGGAAGCGGTTGGGAGTCACCTTGACAGGGATCTGATACACGAGGTCTCGCGCTACCTCAAGAAACTGCTGGAAGAGAAGTACTCCGGTCTGCTCCACAAGGAGACACTGATGGTGAACCCCTACGTGCTCAAGTACCAGGTCCCCGGGGGCATGTACTCCAACCTAATCTCCCAGCTGAAGGAGATGAAAGCTCTAGACCGGCTTCAGGGGGTTCTCGAGGAGATTCCGCGCGTCAGGGAGGACCTCGGGTGGCCGCCACTGGTGACGCCGACCAGTCAGATAGTCGGGACGCAGGCGGTTCTCAACGTCCTCTTCGGCAGGTACGAGAGGATAACGGAGGAGGTCAAGAACTACATAAGGGGCCTCTACGGCAGACCGCCGGGAGAGATAAACCCCGAACTCAGGAGGCGCGTCCTCGGCGACGAGGAGCCGATAACCGAAAGGCCCGGAAGCCTGCTCAGGCCCGGGCTGGAGGAGTGCAGGAGAAAGCTTGAGGAGCTCGGCTACCTGGAGAGGGAGGAGGACGTTCTGACCTACTGCCTCTTCCCGCAGGTGGCGCTTGAGTTCTTCAGGGCCAGAAGGGAGGGCAGGAGAAAGCCGAGACTCCCGAAGACGGTTCAGAGGTTCAAGCTCTACGTGAACGGCGTCGAGTTCGAGGTCGGCGTTGAGGGCGTTGACCTGAGCGCGCTCAGATACCTGCCCCAGGTGGCCGGTACCGGCGTTTCGGTTCCTGCCCCCTCCAGTGTTCAGGCTTCCGGGCCGGCTCCTTCGCCGTCTCCAGCCCCGGCTCCAGCCGTTTCCGCTCCGGCTCCCGCCGGTGAGGGTGTTGTCACCGCCCCAATGCCAGGCAAGATTCTCAGGATACTCGTCAAGGAGGGCGAAAAAGTCAAAACCGGCCAGGGGTTGGTCGTCCTGGAAGCAATGAAGATGGAGAACGAGATTCCCGCTCCAAAGGACGGAGTGATCAAGAAAATCCTCGTCAAGGAAGGCGACACCGTCGACACCGGACAGGCATTGATAGAGCTTGAATGA
- a CDS encoding alanyl-tRNA editing protein yields the protein MTRKLYYEDAYLREASAKVLEVRDNALLLDQTIFYPTGGGQPHDRGTINGVDVLDVYKDDAGNVWHVVAEPERFKPNDEVELKIDWDYRYRLMRIHTAMHLLEHVLNLVLPGEWKLYGSGMSVEKGRYDILYPENVNQWKEQIIETFNRLVDEGGEMRIWWEGETRYTQIRDFEIIPCGGTHVRDIREIGHLKKFKRSSLGKGKQRLEIWLED from the coding sequence ATGACGAGGAAGCTCTACTACGAGGACGCCTACCTGAGGGAGGCCAGTGCCAAGGTTCTGGAAGTGAGGGACAACGCCCTCCTCCTTGACCAGACCATCTTCTACCCGACCGGCGGCGGCCAGCCCCACGACAGGGGGACGATAAACGGCGTTGATGTTCTCGATGTCTACAAGGACGATGCAGGCAACGTCTGGCACGTGGTGGCTGAACCCGAGAGGTTCAAGCCTAACGATGAGGTCGAGCTGAAGATAGACTGGGACTACAGGTACAGGCTCATGAGGATACACACGGCCATGCACCTGCTGGAGCACGTGCTGAACCTCGTTCTGCCGGGCGAGTGGAAGCTCTACGGAAGCGGAATGAGCGTCGAGAAGGGCAGATACGACATACTTTACCCCGAGAACGTGAACCAGTGGAAGGAGCAGATTATAGAGACCTTCAACCGGCTCGTCGACGAGGGCGGAGAGATGAGGATATGGTGGGAAGGGGAAACGCGCTACACCCAGATAAGGGACTTCGAAATCATTCCCTGCGGTGGGACGCACGTGAGGGACATAAGGGAGATAGGCCACCTCAAGAAGTTCAAGCGCTCCAGCCTGGGAAAGGGG